A genomic region of Alnus glutinosa chromosome 11, dhAlnGlut1.1, whole genome shotgun sequence contains the following coding sequences:
- the LOC133881786 gene encoding magnesium transporter MRS2-4, whose product MGKKPGSSSRTTGWPRLRRPATSPPPVLTPLIGGSSSPQNNNNNNSLMAGGGGGGVGKGKKKTGGAKLWMRFDRSGRSELVECDKSAIVRRAAIPARDLRILGPVFSHSSSILAREKAMVVNLEFIKAIVTAEEVLLLEPLRQEVLPFVDQLRQQIPHKSPFQGAGHMDEQDNEMHVSTGRQWLPVPEATEGLQYELPFEFQVLEIALEVVCTYLDSSVADLERTAYPVLDELARNVSTKNLEHVRTLKSNLTRLLARVQKVRDEIEHLLDDNEDMAHLYLTRKWIQNQQSEALLGVAASNSIVTASPHLHRLSSARSGSLVTSNFQAENDVEDLEMLLEAYFMQLDGTRNKILSVREYIDDTEDYVNIQLDNQRNELIQLQLTLTIASFAIAAETLIAGLFGMNIPCTLYKKNGIFGFFVGGSSAGCVLLFLLVLGYARWKKLLGS is encoded by the exons ATGGGCAAAAAGCCCGGCTCTTCTTCACGGACGACCGGGTGGCCTCGCTTGAGGAGGCCGGCTACGTCTCCACCGCCCGTGTTAACGCCGCTGATCGGAGGATCCAGTTCGCCTcagaacaacaacaacaacaacagctTGATGgctggaggaggaggagggggtgtggggaaggggaagaagaagactgGGGGGGCGAAGCTGTGGATGAGGTTCGACCGGTCGGGGCGGTCGGAGCTGGTGGAGTGCGACAAGAGCGCCATCGTTCGGCGCGCAGCTATTCCCGCTAGGGATTTGAGGATTCTTGGCCCTGTCTTCTCTCACTCCTCCAGTATCCTTG CCAGGGAGAAAGCCATGGTTGTCAATTTAGAGTTTATAAAGGCTATAGTTACAGCTGAAGAAGTGCTGTTGCTTGAACCTCTCCGCCAGGAGGTTCTTCCTTTTGTGGATCAGCTAAGGCAACAAATTCCTCATAAAAGCCCATTCCAGGGAGCGGGCCACATGGATGAACAAGATAACGAAATGCATGTTTCAACAGGGAGACAATGGCTACCTGTTCCAGAAGCCACGGAAGGTTTGCAGTATGAGCTTCCTTTCGAGTTTCAGGTCCTGGAGATTGCATTAGAGGTTGTGTGTACATATTTGGATTCCAGTGTGGCAGACCTCGAGAGAACTGCTTACCCTGTGTTGGATGAACTAGCCAGGAATGTTAGCACCAAGAATCTTGAACATGTGAGGACTCTGAAGAGTAATCTTACCCGCTTACTTGCACGTGTGCAAAAG GTAAGGGATGAAATTGAACATCTATTAGATGACAATGAAGATATGGCACATTTATACCTGACGAGGAAGTGGATCCAGAATCAACAATCTGAGGCTTTACTGGGAGTTGCTGCTTCAAATAGCATAGTTACCGCTTCCCCCCATCTTCATCGACTTAGTTCTGCCAGGAGCGGAAGTTTGGTGACTAGCAACTTTCAGGCTGAGAATGATGTAGAGGATCTGGAGATGTTGCTTGAAGCTTATTTTATGCAGCTAGATGGAACTCGAAACAAGATATTGTCT GTTCGAGAGTATATTGATGACACAGAAGATTATGTTAACATCCAACTTGACAACCAGCGGAACGAACTTATTCAACTTCAGTTGACATTGACCATTGCATCATTTGCTATTGCTGCTGAAACTTTGATAGCTGGGCTGTTTGGTATGAACATCCCTTGTACATTGTACAAGAAGAACGGGATATTTGGGTTCTTTGTTGGAGGCTCTTCAGCAGGTTGTGTATTGCTTTTCCTGCTTGTCTTAGGATATGCCAGATGGAAGAAGCTGCTTGGTTCATAA
- the LOC133881810 gene encoding uncharacterized protein LOC133881810, producing the protein MAVQKKFQLISYSEEIIDGVPIYVSSNCLPIKALRFEPAGHAFNTAALRLLGCEEEKAEDGDDLKVVDDKEQTYVPSADSYSSKSKKKSGTGEKQQDHYALLGLSHLRYLATEEQIRKSYRETALKHHPDKQAALLLAEETEAAKQTKKDEIENHFKSIQEAYEVLIDPVKRRIYDSTDEFDDDIPVDCAPQDFFKVFGPAFLRNGRWSVNQPVPLLGDDNTPVKEVDSFYNFWYSFKSWREFPHDDEFDLEQAESRDHKRWMERQNAKLTEKNRKEESARVRTLVDNAYKRDPRIVRRKEEERAEKQRKREAKFLAKKLQEEEAARIAEEEKCRKEEEERRAAELALQQKKVKEKEKKLLRKERARLRTLSGPLVSQHLLDLSEDDVESLCMSLDINNLRNLCDRMEGKSALELAKVLKEALGYNNDSEAKKEDEQTPQRNGSVVANGNVSLASFEKKEKPWGKEEIELLRKGILKYPKGTSRRWEVISEYIGTGRSVEEILKATKTVLLQKPDAAKAFDSFLEKRKPTQSIASPLTTREEMEGESMTQGSQNSALKMDSSEESSTRSTNNHNPSDSSAANGVSSSSEQDVWSAVQERALVQALKTFPKEANQRWERVAAAVPGKTVNQCKKKFALLKESFRNKKSAV; encoded by the coding sequence ATGGCTGTCCAGAAGAAGTTTCAGCTGATTTCCTACTCGGAAGAGATTATAGATGGGGTGCCAATCTATGTTTCTTCGAATTGCCTTCCCATCAAGGCTCTAAGATTTGAACCTGCtgggcatgctttcaacactgCTGCTCTTAGACTCCTTGGTTGTGAGGAGGAGAAAGCTGAAGATGGTGATGATCTAAAGGTAGTTGACGATAAGGAACAGACGTATGTGCCATCAGCTGATTCCTATAGtagcaaaagtaaaaagaaatctGGTACaggagaaaaacaacaagatcaCTATGCATTATTGGGTCTGAGCCATTTAAGATATCTTGCCACTGAGGAACAGATACGAAAAAGCTACCGTGAGACTGCCTTGAAGCATCATCCTGACAAACAGGCTGCCCTTCTTCTTGCTGAGGAAACAGAAgctgcaaaacaaacaaagaaggATGAAATAGAGAACCATTTTAAGTCTATCCAGGAAGCATATGAGGTGTTAATTGATCCGGTCAAGAGGAGAATTTATGACTCCACAGATGAGTTTGATGATGACATCCCCGTTGACTGTGCCCCACAGGACTTCTTCAAGGTGTTTGGTCCAGCTTTCTTGAGGAATGGGAGGTGGTCGGTTAACCAACCAGTCCCATTGTTAGGTGATGACAATACTCCCGTAAAAGAAGTTGATAGTTTCTATAACTTTTGGTACAGCTTCAAAAGTTGGAGAGAATTCCCACATGATGATGAGTTTGATCTCGAGCAAGCCGAGTCTCGTGACCATAAGCGTTGGATGGAGAGGCAGAATGCCAAACTTACAGAAAAGAATAGGAAGGAAGAATCTGCACGAGTACGTACTCTTGTTGACAATGCCTATAAAAGAGACCCAAGAATAGTGAGGAGAAAGGAAGAGGAGAGAGCTGAGAAGCAGAGGAAAAGGGAGGCTAAGTTTCTGGCAAAGAAGTTGCAGGAGGAAGAAGCTGCCAGGATTGCTGAAGAGGAGAAATGTCGGAAAGAGGAGGAGGAAAGACGGGCTGCGGAATTAGCTTTACAGCAAAAGAAggtgaaggagaaggagaagaaactCTTGCGCAAAGAAAGGGCTCGCCTTAGAACACTTTCAGGGCCTCTTGTATCACAGCATTTGCTTGATCTTTCTGAGGATGATGTTGAAAGTCTTTGTATGTCGCTTGATATCAATAATCTAAGGAATTTATGTGACAGGATGGAGGGGAAATCGGCTCTAGAGCTAGCAAAAGTTCTCAAAGAAGCACTTGGATATAATAATGATTCTGAGGCTAAGAAAGAAGATGAACAAACTCCACAGCGGAACGGTAGTGTAGTGGCTAATGGTAATGTCTCATTAGCCAGCTTTGAGAAGAAGGAGAAGCCTTGGGGTAAAGAAGAAATTGAGCTCTTGAGAAAAGGTATTCTGAAGTATCCCAAAGGAACATCTCGGAGGTGGGAGGTTATTTCAGAATACATTGGTACAGGTAGATCTGTAGAAGAAATTCTGAAGGCAACAAAAACCGTTCTCCTCCAGAAGCCTGATGCTGCCAAAGCATTTGATTCATTTCTTGAGAAGAGAAAACCTACACAGTCCATTGCATCTCCACTTACAACTAGAGAGGAAATGGAAGGGGAATCGATGACTCAGGGTTCTCAAAACAGTGCTTTAAAGATGGATAGTTCTGAAGAATCTTCAACCAGAAGCACAAACAACCACAATCCTTCTGATTCGAGTGCTGCTAATGGGGTTTCTTCAAGTTCGGAGCAAGATGTGTGGTCTGCAGTACAAGAAAGAGCATTGGTTCAGGCTTTAAAAACCTTCCCAAAGGAAGCCAATCAGCGATGGGAGCGAGTTGCCGCAGCGGTTCCTGGGAAGACTGTGAACCAGTGCAAGAAGAAATTTGCATTGCTGAAGGAGAGCTTTAGAAACAAGAAAAGTGCTGTCTAG